A stretch of the Sphingobacterium thalpophilum genome encodes the following:
- a CDS encoding M64 family metallopeptidase, producing MNKHLLVLLIALLGIFGQAKAQSGIFRIDTLQFQGTDKHMVNLVIVGDGYTKEQLDDYAADARQFTNYFFSIEPFKQYSNFFNVFAIRTISAESGATHDCKASDCVHGATDLSKYPKRYNKFTRDHAVPVSHPNTIFGSSFDNGGLHRLVVPQKNDAIEAVLKTHVPNYTQVVVLVNSPFYGGSGGKWATSTVNFKSNDIAVHEIGHSFAQLADEYWAGNQYAIESVNRSQSADPNRVPWKYWLGKDGVGIYSYGGKGSPSNWFRPHEYCKMQYLIAPFCPVCQEQFVAAIKRKSSPFIAVRPVLNNVLQLDSVQKFALRLAKPSPNTFRTTWLLNNEVIARDRDSIYLDPGMMTVGENTLKVLVQDTTDLLRNPEYVNHRDSIVWRLNQKVALDLKPPLTAWADTLETCYGGDQVLSIRKPVAGVVYQWYDALSESPAGMGENISVQHLKTSRPYSVVALWKGKRSASSRVVLQTLPPLDKPKDIRVKIDKKKDVVRLSVNEKPEDRYNYIWLQADGSPIYEWDEFNGEYVRPTGRNDKLTLPWSKGIRKVYVQKVDKISTCKSELFEVTF from the coding sequence ATGAATAAACATCTACTTGTGTTGCTTATTGCGCTGCTAGGCATTTTTGGACAGGCTAAGGCGCAGTCCGGTATTTTTAGAATCGACACCTTACAATTTCAGGGAACGGACAAGCATATGGTTAATCTTGTGATCGTAGGTGACGGTTACACAAAGGAGCAACTGGATGACTATGCCGCAGATGCCAGGCAATTTACGAACTACTTTTTCTCGATAGAACCCTTTAAGCAATACAGCAACTTCTTTAATGTTTTTGCCATCCGGACGATATCTGCGGAATCGGGGGCCACACACGACTGCAAAGCCAGTGACTGTGTGCACGGTGCGACAGATCTCAGCAAATATCCTAAACGCTATAATAAGTTCACAAGGGACCATGCTGTTCCGGTCAGTCATCCGAACACAATTTTTGGCAGCAGCTTTGACAACGGTGGGCTGCATCGCTTGGTCGTACCACAAAAGAATGATGCGATTGAAGCAGTGCTGAAGACCCATGTCCCGAACTACACGCAGGTCGTAGTCTTGGTCAATTCACCATTTTATGGTGGTTCAGGAGGGAAATGGGCCACATCGACTGTCAACTTCAAAAGCAATGATATTGCCGTGCATGAAATAGGCCATTCATTTGCACAACTGGCAGATGAATATTGGGCTGGAAATCAGTATGCGATAGAATCCGTCAACCGCTCGCAGTCGGCAGACCCTAACCGTGTGCCCTGGAAGTACTGGCTGGGCAAAGATGGGGTAGGAATCTATTCTTATGGCGGCAAAGGGTCGCCTTCCAATTGGTTCAGACCACATGAGTATTGTAAAATGCAGTATCTCATCGCTCCGTTCTGTCCGGTGTGTCAGGAGCAATTTGTGGCGGCCATCAAACGAAAATCCAGTCCTTTCATTGCTGTCCGGCCAGTATTGAATAACGTATTACAGTTGGACAGCGTCCAGAAATTTGCACTGCGTCTTGCTAAACCCTCGCCCAATACATTTAGAACGACCTGGTTATTAAACAATGAGGTCATAGCCCGTGATAGGGATTCCATCTATTTGGATCCGGGGATGATGACTGTGGGAGAGAATACATTGAAAGTACTTGTGCAAGATACCACGGATCTGCTCCGCAACCCTGAATATGTGAATCACAGGGACTCTATTGTGTGGAGATTGAATCAAAAAGTAGCTCTGGATCTTAAGCCACCCCTCACGGCTTGGGCAGATACGCTTGAAACCTGCTACGGTGGCGATCAAGTGCTCAGCATCAGAAAACCAGTCGCGGGAGTTGTATACCAGTGGTACGATGCGTTGAGCGAAAGTCCGGCCGGAATGGGTGAGAACATTTCTGTCCAGCATCTCAAAACAAGCAGACCCTACAGTGTGGTGGCGCTCTGGAAAGGTAAGAGGTCTGCATCATCACGCGTGGTACTCCAGACATTGCCGCCGCTGGATAAGCCAAAAGATATCAGGGTGAAAATCGACAAAAAGAAAGATGTTGTCCGACTGAGCGTCAACGAAAAGCCGGAAGACCGTTACAATTACATCTGGCTACAGGCAGACGGCAGTCCAATCTATGAATGGGATGAATTCAACGGTGAATACGTCCGTCCGACAGGAAGAAACGATAAACTTACTCTTCCTTGGTCAAAGGGAATCCGGAAAGTATATGTGCAGAAGGTAGACAAGATAAGCACCTGTAAAAGTGAACTTTTCGAGGTAACTTTTTAG
- a CDS encoding DUF4369 domain-containing protein — translation MFASSKTEPTGTTKFVRYFYLLFIVLGTIGCTQQTDSDGAEDLLKTFSYKIIGQTTAADGSPVMLLNADNSQQQFTKAEVVNGQFVLEGELSMAGFYAVRIDDERPYTLFLETNKTYNLKENNGLFTLTTTSGDAMDFVRFTEKYQQREKEEKLNTDKRISKIGALKAQLPEMAARKDGSYEKTVDELDRLSGIKPYNLRNLYVHFILDSAHRRSLLLPYFFKYVTVDQDNFKKLDAALQAFDATLQQHPYYKFAREKVDRVKNFYENMPVFPSIMPMNVQRDSLRLMEFSKASMLIAAFWKASNKYSVADMTQLHKKEAQLRALGVEVIYFSLDNDMDTWTKASASLGLGPHNYYLNANDRAAMEQDFGVDRTPGYLWIDPQTRRILSLAGEDPALPQFINKVREFLNKH, via the coding sequence ATGTTCGCATCTTCGAAAACGGAGCCTACAGGAACTACCAAGTTCGTTAGGTATTTTTATCTTCTGTTTATTGTTTTGGGTACGATAGGCTGCACCCAGCAGACGGACAGTGACGGGGCAGAAGATCTGCTCAAAACCTTCTCCTATAAAATAATAGGACAAACAACTGCCGCCGACGGAAGCCCAGTAATGCTGCTGAACGCAGACAACTCCCAGCAGCAATTTACAAAAGCGGAGGTCGTCAATGGTCAATTTGTCCTGGAGGGGGAACTGAGCATGGCCGGTTTTTATGCCGTCCGTATCGATGACGAACGTCCTTATACCCTGTTTCTGGAGACCAACAAAACGTATAATCTAAAAGAAAATAACGGCCTGTTTACCTTAACAACCACCTCTGGTGATGCGATGGACTTTGTCCGCTTCACAGAAAAATATCAGCAGCGTGAGAAAGAGGAAAAATTGAACACGGACAAAAGAATCAGTAAGATCGGTGCATTAAAGGCTCAGCTCCCGGAGATGGCCGCGCGCAAAGACGGATCTTATGAGAAGACTGTTGATGAATTAGATCGTCTATCCGGCATCAAACCGTATAATTTGCGCAATTTATATGTGCATTTTATTCTCGACAGCGCACACCGGAGGTCACTGCTTCTACCTTACTTCTTTAAATACGTCACTGTCGACCAGGACAATTTTAAAAAATTAGACGCTGCATTGCAAGCGTTCGACGCGACGCTGCAGCAACACCCTTATTATAAATTTGCACGGGAGAAAGTCGACCGCGTAAAGAATTTTTATGAGAACATGCCAGTTTTTCCGTCCATTATGCCTATGAATGTGCAGCGGGATTCCCTGAGACTAATGGAATTTTCCAAGGCCAGCATGTTGATCGCTGCATTCTGGAAGGCATCCAACAAATACAGTGTGGCTGATATGACGCAGCTGCACAAAAAGGAAGCGCAGCTGCGCGCCTTGGGTGTAGAGGTGATTTATTTTTCTTTGGATAACGATATGGATACCTGGACCAAAGCCAGCGCTTCGCTAGGACTGGGGCCGCATAATTATTATTTAAATGCCAATGACCGGGCGGCAATGGAACAGGACTTCGGTGTGGACCGCACGCCAGGTTATCTGTGGATTGATCCGCAGACACGCCGCATCTTGTCACTTGCCGGTGAAGATCCTGCCTTACCGCAGTTCATAAATAAGGTAAGGGAGTTTCTGAATAAGCATTGA
- a CDS encoding helix-turn-helix domain-containing protein codes for MKVVQFTVPVVYQGSICVQEDILPSFYSNYHRHKEIQLTYILKGRGTFMIGNFTHSFEENEIYIVDADEPHMFKTAEDIKDGIHAIHIFFDYAHFKSFLDFPEFDDVKYFLEHISVSKKLDAAHAIALKERFIQINDSAGIDRLLSFVKLINFLSKKVDQWTSLYTGIPQKKFSDAEGLRINEIFQYTFQHFGDKISLEDIAAVAHMTPHAFCKYFKKHTRKTYVTFLNEIRIERACKMLIDESSESVSNIAFKTGFNNVVNFNRVFKKITKLSPSEYVHEHRMRD; via the coding sequence ATGAAAGTTGTTCAGTTTACAGTTCCGGTAGTTTACCAAGGCTCAATTTGTGTACAAGAGGACATCTTGCCTTCCTTCTATAGCAATTATCACCGGCATAAAGAGATTCAATTGACTTATATCTTAAAAGGCAGGGGAACTTTTATGATCGGTAACTTCACCCACAGCTTTGAGGAGAATGAGATCTATATCGTGGATGCGGACGAACCACATATGTTCAAGACTGCCGAAGACATAAAAGATGGCATTCACGCCATTCACATCTTCTTCGATTATGCACATTTTAAATCTTTTCTGGATTTTCCCGAGTTTGACGATGTTAAATATTTTCTGGAACACATCAGTGTGAGTAAGAAATTGGACGCTGCACATGCTATTGCATTGAAAGAGCGGTTTATTCAGATCAATGACAGTGCCGGTATCGATAGATTATTATCTTTTGTGAAGCTGATCAACTTCCTGAGCAAAAAAGTGGATCAGTGGACATCTCTATATACAGGTATCCCGCAAAAGAAATTTTCGGATGCAGAAGGACTACGTATCAACGAAATCTTCCAGTATACTTTTCAACATTTTGGAGATAAAATATCCCTTGAAGATATTGCGGCTGTTGCCCATATGACACCACATGCGTTCTGTAAGTATTTTAAAAAGCATACACGTAAGACCTATGTGACTTTTCTGAATGAGATACGGATTGAGCGGGCCTGTAAGATGCTGATCGACGAATCCTCGGAAAGCGTTTCCAACATTGCCTTTAAGACTGGGTTCAATAATGTGGTCAACTTTAACCGGGTATTCAAGAAGATCACAAAACTCTCACCAAGTGAGTATGTCCATGAACACCGCATGCGCGACTAA
- a CDS encoding glycoside hydrolase family 95 protein, with protein MLNKLLTFVLVCICQTSLLIAQQKQLRLWYDQPAKIWEETLPLGNGQIGMMPNGDPRSEKIVLNEISMWSGSPEDPNNYEAYKNVGAIQALLKAGKNDEAEKLVNETFVTKGKGSGFGNGATVPYGCYQLFADLLLDYDLPAQAAITDYRRSLDLTTAIAQTTFRVGRRTVRRQYYTAFNKNVGVIQVSQDTPALQTLKITLERKEHIDSYTVLDDGILIQGALPDGKGATNLKFAGLVKVKGDHLQIDKKGHTLQVSARGKLTIYFTASTSYYGSEPLSTVRMTMADAMRENEPQLLQNHLAAYQRIFNRVSLNLFGNRTNADKPTNARIANFYKDPAQDPDLAALYYQYGRYLNISSTAPKIAQALPPNLQGLWAHQINTPWNGDYHLNINAQMNHWGVEVNNLSEYHRPFIAMIKRIAKEGEKTAKAYYNAPGWVVYMMTNIWGYSAPGEQASWGASTASGWLCNHLWEHYLFTGDKAYLKEIYPILRGAAQFYDYTLVQDPKTGWWVTSPSVSPENAFLMSNGKRASVVMGPTIDNQIVRELYEAVIQADSVLAIKDDFAGTLKRKLKDIPPPVQISSSGRVQEWLEDYKEVEPTHRHVSHLYGLYPAAFISPQTTPDWAEAARKTLAVRGDEGTGWSRAWKILFWARLQDGDHALEILRQLLKPAFANETTYQGEGAGTYPNLFCAHPPFQIDGNFGGSAGIAEMLIQSHNGYIHLLPALPKAWAKGEVKGLKARGNYTVDMSWENGKITKLNIQGKRGHVRIFENGAYRNYQVR; from the coding sequence ATGCTAAATAAACTTCTGACGTTTGTGCTGGTCTGCATTTGCCAGACCAGCCTGCTGATCGCTCAGCAAAAGCAGCTTAGACTTTGGTATGACCAGCCTGCCAAAATTTGGGAAGAAACGCTGCCATTGGGCAATGGACAGATCGGCATGATGCCGAATGGTGACCCCCGTTCGGAAAAAATCGTGCTGAATGAGATCAGCATGTGGTCGGGAAGCCCAGAGGATCCCAATAATTACGAGGCATATAAAAATGTGGGGGCCATTCAGGCGCTATTGAAAGCGGGCAAAAATGATGAAGCCGAAAAGCTTGTCAACGAAACTTTTGTGACCAAAGGGAAAGGGTCTGGATTTGGAAACGGAGCTACCGTTCCTTATGGCTGTTATCAGCTGTTTGCCGATCTGCTGTTAGATTACGACTTGCCTGCGCAAGCAGCCATTACAGATTACAGGCGTTCTTTGGATCTGACAACAGCTATTGCCCAGACGACATTCCGCGTAGGAAGACGTACCGTCCGGCGACAGTATTACACCGCTTTCAATAAAAATGTTGGGGTTATCCAGGTCAGTCAGGATACTCCCGCTCTACAGACCTTGAAGATTACCCTCGAACGCAAAGAGCATATAGATAGCTATACCGTATTGGATGATGGTATCTTGATCCAAGGTGCATTGCCCGATGGCAAGGGGGCAACAAACTTAAAGTTTGCCGGTCTCGTCAAAGTAAAAGGTGACCATTTGCAGATCGATAAAAAAGGTCATACGTTGCAGGTCTCCGCACGTGGTAAATTAACGATTTATTTCACAGCAAGTACTTCTTATTATGGCAGTGAACCGCTGTCGACCGTGCGTATGACGATGGCTGACGCAATGCGAGAAAATGAACCGCAGCTGTTGCAAAATCACCTGGCAGCCTATCAAAGAATCTTTAATCGGGTTTCGCTTAATTTATTTGGAAACAGGACGAATGCAGATAAGCCAACCAATGCTCGTATCGCCAATTTTTATAAAGATCCCGCACAGGATCCAGATCTTGCCGCACTTTATTACCAATATGGACGATATTTGAATATTTCAAGTACGGCACCCAAAATCGCGCAGGCCCTTCCTCCTAATCTTCAAGGTTTATGGGCCCATCAGATCAATACGCCCTGGAACGGCGATTACCATCTAAATATCAATGCGCAGATGAATCATTGGGGAGTAGAAGTCAACAATCTCAGCGAATACCACCGGCCCTTCATTGCCATGATCAAGCGCATTGCAAAAGAGGGGGAGAAAACCGCAAAAGCTTATTATAATGCTCCGGGCTGGGTTGTCTATATGATGACGAACATCTGGGGCTATTCAGCTCCCGGGGAACAGGCCTCCTGGGGGGCGAGTACAGCCTCGGGCTGGTTATGCAACCACCTGTGGGAACATTATCTTTTTACTGGTGATAAAGCGTACCTGAAAGAAATATATCCGATACTCCGTGGAGCTGCGCAATTTTATGATTACACGTTGGTTCAGGATCCGAAGACGGGGTGGTGGGTGACCTCGCCTTCGGTTTCGCCTGAAAATGCTTTCCTGATGTCCAACGGAAAGAGAGCATCGGTGGTGATGGGACCGACAATTGATAACCAGATCGTTCGTGAATTGTACGAGGCCGTAATCCAGGCAGACTCTGTTCTCGCTATAAAAGATGATTTTGCGGGTACGCTTAAGCGGAAATTAAAGGACATTCCTCCACCTGTGCAGATCAGCTCATCCGGACGGGTACAGGAGTGGCTGGAGGACTATAAAGAGGTCGAACCTACACATCGTCATGTTTCGCATCTCTATGGTCTTTATCCGGCAGCATTCATATCACCACAGACAACGCCCGACTGGGCTGAAGCAGCACGCAAGACGCTGGCTGTCCGTGGTGATGAAGGCACGGGCTGGTCAAGGGCCTGGAAGATTCTGTTCTGGGCAAGGCTGCAGGATGGTGATCATGCCTTGGAAATCCTTCGGCAACTGCTTAAGCCGGCATTCGCGAATGAGACAACATACCAGGGCGAGGGAGCCGGTACCTACCCCAACTTGTTCTGCGCGCATCCACCGTTCCAGATTGACGGAAACTTCGGTGGCTCTGCCGGCATCGCCGAAATGCTGATCCAAAGTCACAACGGCTATATCCATTTGCTGCCTGCATTGCCCAAAGCCTGGGCAAAAGGAGAGGTGAAAGGGCTTAAGGCACGCGGGAATTATACGGTTGACATGAGCTGGGAAAACGGGAAAATTACAAAGCTTAACATACAAGGAAAAAGAGGACATGTTCGCATCTTCGAAAACGGAGCCTACAGGAACTACCAAGTTCGTTAG